The Brassica oleracea var. oleracea cultivar TO1000 chromosome C6, BOL, whole genome shotgun sequence genomic interval ATAAATAAAAGGATCATTTTTAATAACAGAATCAAAGCCATTTAGAAAACTAGGATGTCTCTATTTTCAAGCGTTAAATGTTTTAGATTATTGAGTTTAGAAAAGATTAAATGTTTTTAACTTTGATGTATAGAATAGTTGTTGCTTTTTCTTATTTTTTTACAAAGTTATAATAATAGTTGTTGAAGATAAGATTTTTTAAAGGGAAGAAGTAATTATTTACTAAATGTGGCATGATAATTCTCCTTTTCTTACATTGTCAGAAACGGACTGTTTCTGTAATAAAAAAATGAATACCAAAAACCTTTATTAATTATAATAATTATCTTTTAATTTAAATCAAGTTTAATTAATATTCCTTGTATATATGTACTCTCATTTATCTCCTTCGTGCGTTCACTTTCCCAAGCTCCACCAACCATATTCAGTAGAGAAGAAGAAAAGAAAGCGAAAACGATGTCATCTGAGGCGGAGAAGTCAAACAATTCAGCTCCGGCGACACCGCCGCCGTATTTCTGGGGAGACATGCCGGAGGAAGAGTACTACACTTCCCAAGGCGTGCGTAACACCAAATCCTACTTCGAAACACCCAACGGCAAGCTCTTCACGCAGAGCTTTCTTCCCTTAGATGGTGAGATCAAAGGGACGGTGTACATGTCTCACGGGTACGGATCCGACACGAGCTGGATGTTCCAGAAGATCTGCATGAGCTTCTGCAATTGGGGCTACGCTGTTTTCGCCGCCGATCTTCTTGGTCACGGCCGTTCCGATGGCATCCGCTGCTACTTGGGTTCGTTCACTGCTCTGTTTTTGAAAAATCTCAACTTTAATTAAATAAATGTTAGGCAAAACAGAGAGATTACTTGAAAATGAACACTGTAGAGTAGGGCTTTAAGTTGAATGTGTTACCAAAAAAAAGTAAAATATTTAGGATTTTTTATGTTACATGGGTTCATTCTCTGCTCTGTTCCCTTTTTAAAGAACTCTGTTTTGAAATTTTTTTGGTTAATTGAAAATTCTCAACTTTAGTTGATGTGTAAAGGCTAAGGCAAAACAGAGTGATTACTTGAAACTGAACTCTCACTGTAGATTAAGGTTTTAAGTTGAATGTGTTACAAAATAATTGTAAAATGTTTATGATCTTTTGTGCTACATGGGTTCGTTCTCTCCTCTATTTTCTTTTTGAAGAACTCTGTTTTGAATATTTTTGGTTAACTGAAAAATCTTAACTTTAGCAAACAGAGAGATTACTTGAAACTGAAGTCTCACTGCAGATTAGGGTTTTAGGTTGAATATGTTTTGGGTGAGTAAAGACCTTAGGACACGGCCTTTTGTTTGGTTTTGTCAGGTGATATGGAGAAAGTTGCAGCAACATCATTGTGTTTCTTTAAGCATGTTCGTGACAGTGAACCGTATAAGCATCTTCCTGCTTTCCTCTTTGGTGAATCTATGGGAGGTCTTGCCACACTTCTCATGTACTTTCAATCCGAACCTGATACTTGGACCGGTTTGATCTTTTCCGCTCCTCTCTTTGTTATCCCGGAGGATATGAAGCCAAGCAAGACTCACCTTTTCGCCTACGGTCTCCTCTTTGGCTTGGCTGATACGTGGGCTGCAATGCCGGATAATAAGATGGTTGGGAAGGCAATCCATGATCCGGAAAAGCTCAAGATCATTGCAGCTAACCCACAAAGGTAATATAAAGAGATTTATATTACAAACATACATGGTCTTAAAAAGACATATATGGTCGGTCTTCTTAGCTTAGTAATGACATTTCTTTTATCTCTCTGACATTTTAAAATTTTGCATAATCGTCTACGCTTAATAAATAATTATTCCCTTATTATTATTCATATATTTTTCCGTAATGTTGTATATACAACTAAAATTATAACATAAAATCGGTGATGCCCTACGCGGTCCGAAGCAGGCCTACTCTTTAGACCAATATTTTTCAAAAAAAAAGGACTGGATGTTGCTTTACAGGTACACAGGGAAGCCTAGAGTGGGAACAATGAGAGAGTTACTGAGGAAGACACTATACGTGCAGGAAAATTTCGGGAGAGTAACTGCTCCGTTTCTGACGGTGCACGGGACAGCTGATGGAGTGACGTGTCCTTCATCATCGAAGCTACTATATGAGAAGGCATCGAGTGATGATAAAACACTGAAGCTTTATGATGGGATGTACCATTCATTGATTCAAGGAGAGCCAGATGAGAATGTTGCTATTGTGTTGAAGGATATGAGAGAGTGGATTGATGAGAGGGTTGAGAGGTATGGATCTAAGTAAAGCAGATTGAAACTTACATTTTGTGAAGAGAAATGTGCATTGATATCATGGTTCATAGTGGTTGTTGATTCGAGTTGTTATGTTGTTTATGTTTTATCCAAGAACATGACTTTTGGGATGTAATAATAACTTCTATATATATCATGGAATACAGAATCCCTTTCTAAATCTTGGTTGATACTTTATAAGATTTAACATGTTTAAATGAGCATGGAGCAACACTGAAGGTGGACGACACAAACCAAGTAGTTTTCTTTTTTGGAACAAACCATGCATTACTGAATGGGAAGGAATAGCATAGTTCTCAGCCATGAGGTGGCGAATTTGAAAGAGCTGATGTTGCGAGAGAAATCAGCCTTTCCATCATAGAATATATATCCAATATGGTCATTCATCAAATTAACCCATAATATCTAACTTGATTGTTTTTTATAGGAAAATCAAGAATTTGTTCTTACCTTTAGAATTTAGTCTTCATAGTCATGATGAAACGATACTTTCGCAATACAATGTGAAAAAAGGAAAAATAAACTTGCCTATTAGCTAAGCCTCTCTCTATCTCTCTAATTGTTTTGCTTTATCGAATTAAATTTGTAGACGGAGACCGAAGTAAAGATCCAGTCGTCCCTTGTTTTTTTACCTTTTACCATTATTATCTCTATTCACACTTATATGATTCTTGAACAATGTTGAAGTTTTTAATTTTTTTTTAATTTTTTTTATCACAATAAGAATACAAAGAAAATCTTAGTACGAATCCACGAAAGACGAGTTTCTAGTGTCTAGCTAATAAGACACCGACGTGTTAACATACGAGAAAACACGGTTTTTTGTTCGAGCGTGCCTTGCAAGGAAGTCCACTTGAGTGTTACCGGATCTGGGTTGATAAACCACTTTTCCGTCCTGATAGGACGTCCAAAGAGCTTTAAACTCGGTAAGTTCAGCTGCANNNNNNNNNNNNNNNNNNNNNNNNNNNNNNNNNNNNNNNNNNNNNNNNNNNNNNNNNNNNNNNNNNNNNNNNNNNNNNNNNNNNNNNNNNNNNNNNNNNNGTCCCTTGTTTTTTTACCTTTTACCATTATTATCTCTATTCACACTTATATGATTCTTGAACAATGTTGAAGTTTTTAATTTTTTTTAATTTTTTTTTATCACAATAAGAATACAAAGAAAATCTTACTACGAATCCGCGAAAGACGAGTTTCTAGTGTCTAGCTAATAAGACACCGACGTGTTAACATACGAGAAAACACGGTTTTTTGTTCGAGCGTGCCTTACAAGGAAGTCCACTTGAGTGTTACTGGATCTGGGTTGATAAACCACTTTTCCGTCCTGATAGGATTAATTGTTTCCTCCGCATGACCACATCTTGGGTAGCTAGGATCGTTCCCAATATGTCTCTTAAAAAGTCTTTCGTTTACCGCTACAGCCTCCGATTGAATCTGCCATAGGAAATGGCTAATTTTCCCCCGTTTTGATTTTCCAAATTTTTTCTTTCAGTAGGTTAAGAGAAGACAGCTGGTTCCGAAATATCATCTCATTATCTGGTTTAGATCTTGCAAGCATATAGCCTGATTTGACCGAGTATTTACCAGATATAGATAGGTTCCAGCAATATCCATCCGGTTTGGGATTTCTGCTGAGATGTAAACTACGTACCAATGGGATATCATTAGGATGTAGCAGGTTCCTGAGTTTGTTACTATCCGATTCCTTTTTGACAGGATCGATTAGGCCAGACACTCTAAGGGTTGGGTTGGAATTGTGGCCAATCATTGGAGGTCCGGCGGTCTCGTCTGGTAACCACGGGTCTTCCCAAACAAGAGTATGCTCTCCTATTGAAGTTTTTAAGTAAGTTCAGAATTTGCAGCACCAAGAAAATACGAAAAGCTTAAAATAAAATAAGAAAACTTCGAAAGTTAGTGCAAGTGACAAATTTACAATACAAAAAAGCATATTAAACATATACACCTCTAACAGACAATAGAAAATTCCAAAGACAAGGTACAAAA includes:
- the LOC106296265 gene encoding caffeoylshikimate esterase; the protein is MSSEAEKSNNSAPATPPPYFWGDMPEEEYYTSQGVRNTKSYFETPNGKLFTQSFLPLDGEIKGTVYMSHGYGSDTSWMFQKICMSFCNWGYAVFAADLLGHGRSDGIRCYLGDMEKVAATSLCFFKHVRDSEPYKHLPAFLFGESMGGLATLLMYFQSEPDTWTGLIFSAPLFVIPEDMKPSKTHLFAYGLLFGLADTWAAMPDNKMVGKAIHDPEKLKIIAANPQRYTGKPRVGTMRELLRKTLYVQENFGRVTAPFLTVHGTADGVTCPSSSKLLYEKASSDDKTLKLYDGMYHSLIQGEPDENVAIVLKDMREWIDERVERYGSK